One Kryptolebias marmoratus isolate JLee-2015 linkage group LG21, ASM164957v2, whole genome shotgun sequence DNA segment encodes these proteins:
- the LOC108230390 gene encoding solute carrier family 22 member 13-like: MSSFGQVLKEVGEFGLFQKWMLAALCIPSIFPAFDVIGQVFIGMSFPHHCNTDWILEKGPNLTEEKQKHLTIPVDEGGRFESCKMFTPVDLDLETIERYGLNSTTTCIHGWKYEVQPGVSSILTEFDLVCDTRGLIQVSQSLHMAGLLCGSLAYGSTSDRFGRKFAILLSLFLTMLFGVTIAFSPNIYVYMVLRFFNGASSGVIIMNTSVLMVEWIGPSKSALCTMVITGVFAVGQMLLSGIAYLAKNWRILQLVLFTPLIVYLGTMYWFLPESARWLMTQGRKKEAQKQLERAARVNKRSLPEDLLDKVNVESNQDRKNMLDIFRIPYLRKRTAIMAFNWFAVSFLYYGLSLNVGSFGLDIYLTQLIFGFVEIPANMSAWPLIQHFGRRICEAGFLFFSGASCLLTLAVPKGLPVVVTVIAMLGKFAGMAAFSTAYVYTAELYPTNVRHSGMGLNSVSARVAGILAPLIRLLDVYHPTVPMAIYGIIPIAAGGFCLLLPETLNVELQDHTELKNKTEPHVSMSSFGQVLEEVGEFGLFQKCLLAALCIPSIFGAFDVIGQVFVGMSFPHHCNTDWILEKGPNLTEEKQKHLTIPVDKDGRFESCKMFTPVDLDLETIERYGLNSTTTCINGWKYEVQPGVSSILTEFDLVCDKRGLIAVSQSLQMAGLLCGALAYGSISDRFGRKFVILLSLFLTMLFGVTIAFSPNIYVYMVLRFFIGTSSAFILNTSVMVVEWVGPSKSAFCTMTNTSFFAVGQMLMSGIAFLVKNWRILQLVLFTPLIVLLVTMYWFLPESARWLMTQGRKKEAQKQLERAARVNKRSLPEDLLDKVNVESNQDRKNMLDIFRIPYLRKRTAIMAFNWFAASTLFYGLSLNIGSFGLDIYLTQLIFGFVEIPANMSAWPLIQHFGRRMCEAGFLFFSGVSCLLTLAVPKGLPVVVTVIAMLGKFSATAAFSIAYVYTAELYPTNIRHSGMGLNSMSARMAGILAPLIRLLDVYHPTVPMAIFGIIPIAAGGFCLLLPETLNVELQDHTELKNTTDGPVGDRSCSEGVETKL, encoded by the exons ATGAGCAGCTTCGGACAGGTCCTGAAGGAGGTTGGggagtttggtttgtttcagaAGTGGATGCTTGCTGCGTTATGCATCCCCAGCATTTTCCCAGCTTTCGACGTGATCGGCCAGGTGTTCATAGGCATGAGCTTTCCACACCACTGTAACACAGACTGGATCTTGGAGAAAGGACCAAACCTgacagaggagaaacaaaaacatctcaccATCCCAGTGGACGAGGGTGGAAGGTTtgaaagctgtaaaatgttCACACCTGTGGATCTGGATTTGGAAACGATTGAACGATACGGCCTTAACAGCACAACAACATGCATACATGGATGGAAGTATGAGGTTCAGCCTGGGGTTTCCAGCATTTTGACAgag tttgatCTCGTTTGTGATACGAGGGGGTTGATTCAGGTTTCCCAGTCTCTCCACATGGCAGGTCTTCTTTGTGGATCATTGGCATATGGGTCTACTTCTGACAG atttggCAGGAAATTTGCGATCCTCCTTTCACTTTTTCTCACGATGTTGTTTGGTGTGACCATTGCCTTCTCCCCAAACATCTATGTTTATATGGTTCTTAGATTTTTCAATGGGGCCTCAAGTGGTGTTATTATTATGAACACATCTGTATTGA tggTGGAATGGATTGGTCCTTCGAAATCTGCTCTTTGCACAATGGTCATTACGGGTGTGTTTGCTGTCGGACAGATGCTTTTGTCTGGTATCGCTTATTTGGCTAAAAACTGGAGGATTCTGCAGCTGGTGCTGTTCACTCCTCTTATTGTTTACCTGGGGACCATGTACTG GTTTCTCCCAGAGTCAGCTCGATGGCTCATGACGCAGGGCAGGAAGAAGGAGGCACAAAAGCAGCTTGAGCGAGCAGCCAGAGTGAACAAAAGGAGTTTACCAGAAGATCTCCTAGATAAG GTCAATGTGGAGAGTAATCAGGACAGAAAGAACATGTTGGACATCTTCCGGATACCATATTTGAGAAAACGCACTGCAATTATGGCCTTTAACTG GTTTGCAGTAAGTTTTTTGTATTATGGACTGAGCCTGAATGTTGGGAGTTTCGGCCTCGATATTTACCTCACACAGCtcatctttggttttgttgaaaTTCCTGCTAACATGAGCGCCTGGCCTTTGATTCAACACTTTGGGAGGAGAATATGTGAAGCAGGTTTCCTGTTCTTCAGTGGAGCCTCTTGTCTGCTGACACTAGCCGTCCCAAAAG GTCTTCCTGTGGTGGTGACAGTGATAGCAATGCTGGGAAAATTCGCTGGGATGGCTGCTTTCAGTACAGCCTACGTTTACACAGCTGAATTATACCCAACCAATGTAAG GCATAGTGGTATGGGTCTGAACTCTGTGAGCGCTCGCGTGGCGGGCATCCTGGCACCCCTGATCAGACTCCTGGATGTTTACCATCCCACCGTTCCCATGGCGATTTATGGCATCATCCCGATTGCTGCTGGTggtttctgtttgcttctgCCTGAAACACTCAATGTTGAACTCCAGGACCATACTGAGCTCAA GAACAAG ACAGAACCACATGTCAGCATGAGCAGCTTCGGACAGGTCCTGGAGGAGGTTGGggagtttggtttgtttcagaAGTGCCTGCTTGCTGCGTTATGCATCCCCAGCATCTTTGGAGCTTTCGACGTGATCGGCCAGGTGTTCGTAGGCATGAGCTTTCCACACCACTGTAACACAGACTGGATCTTGGAGAAAGGACCAAACCTgacagaggagaaacaaaaacatctcaccATCCCAGTGGACAAGGATGGAAGGTTtgaaagctgtaaaatgttCACACCTGTGGATCTGGATTTGGAAACGATTGAACGATACGGCCTTAACAGCACAACAACATGCATAAATGGATGGAAGTATGAGGTTCAGCCTGGGGTTTCCAGCATTTTGACAgag tttgatCTCGTTTGTGATAAGAGGGGGTTGATTGCGGTTTCCCAGTCTCTCCAGATGGCAGGTCTTCTTTGTGGAGCATTGGCGTATGGGTCTATTTCTGACAG GTTTGGCAGGAAATTTGTGATCCTCCTTTCACTTTTTCTCACGATGTTGTTTGGTGTGACCATTGCCTTCTCCCCAAACATCTATGTTTATATGGTTCTAAGATTTTTCATTGGGACCtcaagtgcttttattttgaacacaTCTGTGATGG TGGTGGAATGGGTTGGTCCTTCGAAATCTGCCTTTTGCACAATGACCAACACAAGTTTTTTTGCTGTCGGACAGATGCTTATGTCTGGTATCGCCTTTTTGGTAAAAAACTGGAGGATTCTGCAGCTGGTGCTGTTCACCCCTCTTATTGTTTTGCTGGTGACCATGTACTG GTTTCTCCCAGAGTCAGCTCGATGGCTCATGACGCAGGGCAGGAAGAAGGAGGCACAAAAGCAGCTCGAGCGAGCAGCCAGAGTGAACAAAAGGAGTTTACCAGAAGATCTCCTAGATAAG GTCAATGTTGAGAGTAATCAGGACAGAAAGAACATGTTGGACATCTTCCGGATACCATATTTGAGAAAACGCACTGCAATTATGGCCTTTAACTG GTTTGCAGCAAGTACTTTGTTTTATGGACTGAGCCTGAATATTGGGAGTTTCGGCCTCGATATTTACCTCACACAGCtcatctttggttttgttgaaaTTCCTGCTAACATGAGTGCCTGGCCTTTGATTCAACACTTTGGGAGGAGAATGTGTGAAGCAGGTTTCCTGTTCTTCAGTGGTGTCTCTTGTCTGCTGACACTAGCCGTCCCAAAAG GTCTTCCTGTGGTGGTGACAGTGATAGCAATGCTGGGAAAATTCTCTGCCACGGCTGCTTTCAGTATAGCCTACGTTTACACAGCTGAATTATACCCAACCAATATAAG GCATAGTGGTATGGGTCTGAACTCCATGAGCGCTCGCATGGCGGGCATCCTGGCACCCCTGATCAGACTCCTGGATGTTTACCATCCCACCGTTCCCATGGCGATTTTTGGTATCATCCCGATTGCTGCTGGtggtttctgtttgctgctgccTGAAACACTCAATGTTGAACTTCAGGACCATACTGAGCTCAA AAACACAACTGATGGACCAGTGGGGGACCGAAGCTGCTCTGAAGGTGTTGAAACGAAGCTATAA